The segment AATGCAGAAACGGGCGGGCTTGTCGCCGGGAAAATAGTCGGCATAGACCTGATTAACCGCCGTGTAGTTGGCCCAGTCGGTGATAAAGATCGAGTTGAAAGTCACATCCGCCAGGCTCCCGCCTGCGGTTTCGATGACCTTTTTAATGCTCTCCAGCACATGGCGGGTCTGCGCTGCGGCATCCCCGACGTGCACCACGTTGTTCTCCGCGTCAAACGGCAGGGTGCCGGAGACGTAGACCACCCCATCCGCCAGCGTGCCCGGCACAAAGGGGGCGATAGGCGTCGTGGTGCCTAGCGGTACAATAATCGTTTTCGGCATAGCGTCATCCTCGGGTTGAATTAGCGGGCATTCAGGCTTTCGCAGAAGGTGTCGACATCCGACACCCAGCCAAAAAAGGTTTCGATGTTGAACAGCGCGGCCTGCTGAGCCGACGGCGGGCCCGCCTGATACGTGGCGTCTTCCAGCACCACGCCGAAATATTCAAGGAAAAAGCCGTCGCGCAGTGTCGACTCCACGCAGACGTTGGTGGCAATGCCGGTAAAGATCAGATGTCGGATGCCGCGGCTGCGCAGCATGCTGTCGAGCGGGGTATTGTAGAAGCCACTGTAGCGCGATTTTGGCAGCACGATGTCGCCTGGCTGCGGAACCAGTTCATCGACCAGCGCATAATCCCAGCTGCCCTTCGACAGCAGCGAACCCTGCAGCTCGGGACGTTTACGCATGGTTTTCAGCGCATTGGATTTGTGGAAGTTGGGCGAACCGGCGTCGCCCGCCTCGACATAATCACTGTCCCAGCCGTTCTGGAACCAGATGATCTGTACGCCTGCCGCGCGGGCTGCCGTTACCGCCTGATGGATCTTCGCGATGACCGGCCTGGTGGCGGAGACATCAAAACCCGCCAGATCGAGATAGCCGCCTTCCGTGGCGTAAGCATTCTGCATATCCACCACAATCAGCGCCGACTGCGCGGGGGGAAAGGCGATCGGTTCGGGACGCGCCGGCAGTTCGACCTGAGGAATATCCCGGATGTGAGCGCAGTAAACGGTCTTCATCACGCCACCTCCTGCTGTGCGTCCAGCAGGGCGCTGCGGCAGGCCATCAGCGGCTGAATATGCTGGCCGAAGTTCTCGATCCCCTGCAGGAAATCATCAAACGTCAGCAGCACGCCGTGAGTGCCTTCCACCTGCGCCACCTCATCCAGCATCTTCGCCACGCTGGCCCAGGAGCCGACCAGTGTCCCCATGTTAATGTTGACGGCTGAAACGGGATCCGCCATCTGGCGCACGTTGGTATCGCTGCCCGATTTGGTGTCCTGCTGGCTCTGGGTGGTGAGCCATGAGAGCGCCTCTTCATCCGCACCGGCTTTGTAATGTTCCCATTTCGCCCGCGCCTCTTCGTCGGTTTCTGCCGCGATGATCATAAACAGCACGTAGGAACCCACATCGCGGCCCGCTTTCTCCGCCGCCTGCTTCATACGCACCGATGTTGCGCTGAACGCCGCTGGTGTGTTGACGCCTTTGCCGAAGCAGAAGTTGTAGTCTGCATGCTGCGCCGAGAAGGCCATACCGGCGTCGCTCTGTCCGGCGCAGATCACCTTCATCGGGCGCTGCGGCTGCGGACTGACACGGCAGTCGTTCATGGTGAAAAATTCACCTTTGAAGTCTGAGCGGCCGGTGCCCCACAGGTCACGCAGCACGGTGACATATTCGGTGAGATAGGCGTAGCGGCTGCTGAAGTACTCATCGCCGGGCCACATACCCATCTGCTCATATTCCGGTTTCTGCCAGCCGGTCACCAGATTGACGCCGAAACGTCCGCCCGAAATTGAGT is part of the Pantoea sp. Ep11b genome and harbors:
- the rutA gene encoding pyrimidine utilization protein A encodes the protein MKIGVFIPIGNNGWLISSNAPQYMPTFELNKAIVLKAEHYHFDFALSMIKLRGFGGKTEFWDHNLESFTLMAGLAAVTSRIEIYATAATLTLPPAIVARMASTIDSISGGRFGVNLVTGWQKPEYEQMGMWPGDEYFSSRYAYLTEYVTVLRDLWGTGRSDFKGEFFTMNDCRVSPQPQRPMKVICAGQSDAGMAFSAQHADYNFCFGKGVNTPAAFSATSVRMKQAAEKAGRDVGSYVLFMIIAAETDEEARAKWEHYKAGADEEALSWLTTQSQQDTKSGSDTNVRQMADPVSAVNINMGTLVGSWASVAKMLDEVAQVEGTHGVLLTFDDFLQGIENFGQHIQPLMACRSALLDAQQEVA
- the rutB gene encoding pyrimidine utilization protein B, which codes for MKTVYCAHIRDIPQVELPARPEPIAFPPAQSALIVVDMQNAYATEGGYLDLAGFDVSATRPVIAKIHQAVTAARAAGVQIIWFQNGWDSDYVEAGDAGSPNFHKSNALKTMRKRPELQGSLLSKGSWDYALVDELVPQPGDIVLPKSRYSGFYNTPLDSMLRSRGIRHLIFTGIATNVCVESTLRDGFFLEYFGVVLEDATYQAGPPSAQQAALFNIETFFGWVSDVDTFCESLNAR
- the rutC gene encoding pyrimidine utilization protein C, which gives rise to MPKTIIVPLGTTTPIAPFVPGTLADGVVYVSGTLPFDAENNVVHVGDAAAQTRHVLESIKKVIETAGGSLADVTFNSIFITDWANYTAVNQVYADYFPGDKPARFCIQCGLVKPDALIEIASVAHIGHAEV